One Aegilops tauschii subsp. strangulata cultivar AL8/78 chromosome 7, Aet v6.0, whole genome shotgun sequence genomic window carries:
- the LOC109746255 gene encoding gibberellin-regulated protein 5, translated as MAKISFLFVALLVLAVAFPVKVMGGGGGGKLKPWECPSKCSSRCSGTQYKKACLTYCNKCCATCLCVPPGTYGNKGACPCYNNWKTKEGGPKCP; from the exons ATGGCCAAGATCTCCTTCCTCTTCGTGGCgctcctcgtcctcgccgtcGCGTTCCCCGTG AAGGTGatgggaggtggcggcggcggcaagcTCAAGCCATGGG AGTGCCCGTCCAAGTGCTCGTCGCGGTGCTCGGGGACGCAGTACAAGAAGGCGTGCCTGACCTACTGCAACAAGTGCTGCGCCACCTGCCTCTGCGTGCCGCCGGGCACCTACGGCAACAAGGGCGCCTGCCCCTGCTACAACAACTGGAAGACCAAGGAGGGAGGCCCCAAGTGCCCCTAG